A segment of the Pseudomonas serboccidentalis genome:
ACATCGCTATCGCGAGCAGGCTCACTCCTACAGGGGGACGCATTACAACTGTAGGAGTGAGCCTGCTCGCGAAGGGTGCGACTCGATGGTCCTGAAAACCCGGGCAAAAAAAACGGAGCCCGAAGGCTCCGCGTTTTTATGCCACCAACCCGAATCAGGCCAGTTTCTTGTGGCGTACCCGGTGTGGCTGGGCAGCCGCTTCGCCGAGGCGCTTTTTGCGGTCGGCTTCGTACTCGGTGTAGTTGCCTTCGAAGAACACCGCTTGCGAGTCGTCTTCGTACGCCAGGATGTGGGTCGCGACGCGGTCCAGGAACCAGCGATCGTGGGAGATCACAATGGCGGCGCCCGGGAAGTCCAGCAGGGCTTCTTCCAGGGAACGCAGGGTTTCAACGTCGAGGTCGTTGGACGGTTCGTCGAGCAGCAGGACGTTACCGCCCTCCTTCAGGGTCAGCGCCAGGTGCAAACGACCGCGCTCACCACCGGACAGGTCCTTGACGAACTTCTGCTGGTCGCCGCCCTTGAAGTTGAAGCGACCGACGTAAGTGCGCGACGGGATCTCGTAGTTGCCGATGCGGATCTGGTCCGAACCGTCGGAGATCTGCTGGAACACTGTCTTGCTGCCATCGAGGTCTTCGCGGCTCTGGTCAACGCAGGCCAGTTGCACGGTTTCACCGACTTCGATGCTGCCCGAATCCGGAGTTTCCTTGCCCATCAGCATGCGGAACAGGGTCGATTTACCGGCACCGTTACCACCGATCACGCCGACAATGGCGCCCTTCGGCATGGAGAACGACAGGTTGTCGATCAGTACGCGATCGCCGTAGCCCTTGGTGACGTTCTTGAATTCGATGACCTTGTCGCCCAGGCGCGGACCGGCCGGGATGTAGATCTCGTTGGTTTCGCTGCGCTTCTGGAATTCCTGCGACTGCATTTCTTCGAAGCGTTGCAGACGTGCCTTGGATTTGGACTGGCGGGCCTTGGCGCCTTTGCGCACCCACTCCAGTTCTTCCTTCATGGCTTTTTCGTGAGCCGACTGCTGTTTGGATTCGGCCGCCAGACGGTCGGACTTGGCTTCCAGCCAACCCGAGTAGTTGCCTTCGTAAGGAATGCCCGCGCCGCGGTCGAGTTCCAGAATCCAGCCAGCGACGTTATCCAGGAAGTAACGGTCGTGCGTGATCGCGACCACAGTGCCCGGGAAGTCGTGCAGGAAGTGCTCCAGCCACGCCACGGAGTCGGCATCCAGGTGGTTGGTCGGTTCGTCGAGCAGCAGCATGTCCGGGGCAGACAGCAGCAGACGGCACAGGGCGACACGGCGCTTTTCACCACCGGACAGGTGTTCGACTTTGGCGTCCCAGGCCGGCAGACGCAGGGCGTCGGCAGCGACTTCGAGTTGACGCTCCAGGTTGTGACCGTCGCTGGCCTGCAGGATCGCTTCGAGCTTGGCCT
Coding sequences within it:
- the ettA gene encoding energy-dependent translational throttle protein EttA, which encodes MAQYVFTMHRLGKVVPPKREILKNISLSFFPGAKIGVLGLNGSGKSTLLKIMAGVDTEFEGEARPMPDLNIGYLPQEPQLDPTKTVREVVEEAVSVIKDAQARLDEVYAAYADPDADFDKLAAEQAKLEAILQASDGHNLERQLEVAADALRLPAWDAKVEHLSGGEKRRVALCRLLLSAPDMLLLDEPTNHLDADSVAWLEHFLHDFPGTVVAITHDRYFLDNVAGWILELDRGAGIPYEGNYSGWLEAKSDRLAAESKQQSAHEKAMKEELEWVRKGAKARQSKSKARLQRFEEMQSQEFQKRSETNEIYIPAGPRLGDKVIEFKNVTKGYGDRVLIDNLSFSMPKGAIVGVIGGNGAGKSTLFRMLMGKETPDSGSIEVGETVQLACVDQSREDLDGSKTVFQQISDGSDQIRIGNYEIPSRTYVGRFNFKGGDQQKFVKDLSGGERGRLHLALTLKEGGNVLLLDEPSNDLDVETLRSLEEALLDFPGAAIVISHDRWFLDRVATHILAYEDDSQAVFFEGNYTEYEADRKKRLGEAAAQPHRVRHKKLA